The genomic region GTGCAACGCGGGCGGCGTGATCGTCAGCTACTTCGAGTGGCTGCAAAACAAGCGCAGCGAGGCGTGGGAGCTCGACGAGGTGGACGCAAAGCTGCACAAGAAGATCGTCGCGGCGTACGAGCGCGTCCGCGAGACGGCGGCGCGCCACGCCACCGACCCGCGCACGGCGGCGCAGATCGTGGCGCTCGAGCATTTGCAGAACGTCTACCGGGAGCGCGGCATCTTCCCGTGATGGCCGCGGCACGTCGCGCGCCAATGAAAAACGCCGCTCCGGAGGGGAGCGGCGTTCGATTTCGGATCGAAATTCTGTTTAGCGCTTGCTGAACTGGAAGCGCTTGCGGGCGCCCGCCTGTCCGGACTTCTTGCGCTCGACCTCGCGGGCGTCGCGGGTCAGGAAACCGGCCTTCTTGAGAATCGGCCGCAGGTCCTTGTTGAACTCGCACAGCGCGCGCGAAATGGCGTGGCGAATCGCGCCCGCCTGTCCGGTGAGGCCGCCGCCCGCCACGTTGGCGTGCACGTCCACGACCGCTCCCGCGCCGGTGAGTTCGAGCGGCTGACGCAGGACGATCGAGTTGATCTCCCGCGACATGTACTGATCGATGGGCTGCTTGTTGATGAAGATGTCGCCCTTGCCGCGAACGAGATAGACGCGCGCGACCGAGGTCTTGCGTCGTCCGGTGGCCTGGAACTTCTTGCCCTCGGGCGGCGGCAGGAGCTGCACGCGGCCGGGCGCCTCGGGGGCGGCGGGGGGCCTGACTTCGGTGACGGTTTCCGGCGTGTCGTTCATGTCGATCCTCAGAGCGCGCGGGTGACCGGCTGCTGAGCCGAATGCGGATGCTCGGCGCCGGAGTAGATCTTGAGTTTCTTGAGCAGGTTCTTGCCGAGATCGGTCTTGGGCAGCATGCCGCGCACCGCCTGACGCAGGATCTCCTCGGGCTTGCGCGCCAGCAGGTCCTTGGCCGTCTCGCTCTTGAGGTGGCCGAGGTAGCCCGAGTGGCGGTAGTAGGTCTTCTGGTCGAGCTTGTTGCCGGTCAGCTTGACCTTGGCCGCGTTGATCGCGACGACGAACTCGCCGCAGTCCACGTGCGGCGTGAATTCGGGCTTGGTCTTGCCCCGGAGCAGATCGGCGATTGTGGTGGCGGCACGGCCCAGAACCTGACCGTCGAGGTCGATCAGGACCCAATTCCGCTCCACTTCGCCGGGTTTGGCGCTGTACGTCTTCAACATGGTCGTTACCCTTGACGGGAAAAATCACGCGCTGCGGGCAAGTCGGCCCGTAACAGGCCGCTCGATATAGGCAATTTCCCCACCGCTGTCAAGCGCGATTCGGCCCCGCCAACTCCCCGATTCTCCGAATTCGCGCCTGTAGCGCGTGAACCCTCATCACGCGGCGCGGAAGTCCCTGCGGCACGCGCCCGCTAGAATTCAGAACCCGTTCGGCGAGCGGTGTGTTCGCGTCGCGGCGATGGCAGTGTCCGTTGACGGACGGGTGCGCGACCTGTTTCGGACGAAGAAATTCGGTGGGCAAAGAGGGACGCTTGACAAGGGGCGACGGCAAACGCATAATCTAGCAAGTACTTGCTAGGAGATCTGATGACCAGTCGAAGGCCCGCGGCGGTAAGACGAAGGGAGATCGCGGATGCGGCCATCAAGCTCATCGGCGAGCGGGGTTTGCGCGAATTCACGGCGGCCCGATTGGCCAGCGAGGTCGGGATCACGGACGGAACCATCTTTGGTCACTTCAAGGACATGAGTGAAGTCGCCGTTGCCGCATTCGAGCGGATTCAGGAGCGGTTGATCGATTCGATGAATCTGGCCGTCGAGAATCCGGTCGAGCGGCTCCGGGAGTTCGTTCTCGGTCGAATCCGGCTGGCCTTGGCGGAACCGGAGACGCTGACGCTCCTGTTTTCCGACCATCTTGCGCTGGCCATGGGAGTGGAAGGGCCATCGCGAATCTCCGCGCTCAGAAACCGGGGACGAGCCTACATCGCGTCGTGTATCCGCGAGGCCGCGCGCCAGGACCTCATTCGCGCGGACGTTGATGTCGAGGCCGCAGTATTGGTCATTACCGGAGTAGCCATCGGATTTTTGTTCGCTGGAAAGGACGGAGCGCTTTCGCCGGATTCGCACGATATCGAGGAGCGCGCATGGCGGTCCGTGCTGCGTTCGCTCGGCGGCAAGGAGGACTTTTCATGATTCCCGCCAGGAGAACGCTATTGGTCGCCGGGGGATTCGCTCTGTTCCTGGGCGCATTCGTCTGGATGATTACGACGCACGGCCCGCTGGCCCCCGTCGGCGTTCAGACCGCGACGGTCGAGATCGCGGACGTGAAGCCCGTGGCCTTCGGCATCGGCACCGTGGAGGCGCGCCTGGATTACACGATCGGACCCGTTTCGCCGGCGAGGGTTCTGCGCGTCCTGGTGGACCAGGGCGACGTGGTCAAATCGGGGCAACTGCTGGCCGAGATGGACCCGATCGACCTGGATCGACGGGTGCAGTCCGCTCGAAGCGCGAGGGCGGGAGCCCGTCAGGCGGTTGCGGCGGCGGATGCCCAGGTTGCCGACGTCGAAAGCCGCGCGAAGCTGGCCCGAACGAATCAGGCGAGAAATCAGGCGCTGTACCAACAGCAGGTCATTCCACTCAGTGAACTCGACACGAGCAACAGCGAACTCGAAAGCGCGGAAGCCGCGTTGGCGGCGGCGCGGGCGAAAGCCGCCGTCGCGAAGCAGGACATCGAACGGATCGACGCGGACATGCATGCCGTCTCGAATCAGCGCGACAGTCTCAGGCTCGTGAGCCCCGCGGACGGCGTGATCGTGTCGCGGGACGCGGAACCGGGCACGACGGTCGTCGCCGGACAGTCCGTCCTGCGTCTCGTCGTGCCGGAAAGCCTGTGGGTTCGGGTGCGCATCGACCAGTCGAGCGCCCGCGACGTCCAGGTCGGCCAGCCCGCCCGCATTACGTTGCGTTCTTCGCCCGACGAGTCGATGGCGGGCCGCGTAGCCCGTATCGAAATGCGGAGCGATCCGGTCACCGAGGAACGCCTGGTGGACGTGACATTCGACACGCCGCCCGATCGTCTCTACATCGGCGAGCTGGCGGAAGTCTCGATCCAATTGCCCGCCGAAATCGGCGTGCCGGCGGTGCCCGGTGCGTCCATTGTCCGAAACGCCGGTCGAAGCGGAGTCTGGCGGGCGATCGGGGGCCGCGCGCAATTCCATCCGGTAGAATTCGGAATCCGCGGGGAAGACGGTTTGGCGCGCGTTCGGTCGGGACTGAACGCGGGAGATCCGGTCGTGGTCTACAGCTCGGCGCAGCTGCA from Deltaproteobacteria bacterium harbors:
- the rpsI gene encoding 30S ribosomal protein S9, which encodes MNDTPETVTEVRPPAAPEAPGRVQLLPPPEGKKFQATGRRKTSVARVYLVRGKGDIFINKQPIDQYMSREINSIVLRQPLELTGAGAVVDVHANVAGGGLTGQAGAIRHAISRALCEFNKDLRPILKKAGFLTRDAREVERKKSGQAGARKRFQFSKR
- the rplM gene encoding 50S ribosomal protein L13, with translation MLKTYSAKPGEVERNWVLIDLDGQVLGRAATTIADLLRGKTKPEFTPHVDCGEFVVAINAAKVKLTGNKLDQKTYYRHSGYLGHLKSETAKDLLARKPEEILRQAVRGMLPKTDLGKNLLKKLKIYSGAEHPHSAQQPVTRAL
- a CDS encoding TetR/AcrR family transcriptional regulator; the protein is MTSRRPAAVRRREIADAAIKLIGERGLREFTAARLASEVGITDGTIFGHFKDMSEVAVAAFERIQERLIDSMNLAVENPVERLREFVLGRIRLALAEPETLTLLFSDHLALAMGVEGPSRISALRNRGRAYIASCIREAARQDLIRADVDVEAAVLVITGVAIGFLFAGKDGALSPDSHDIEERAWRSVLRSLGGKEDFS
- a CDS encoding efflux RND transporter periplasmic adaptor subunit yields the protein MIPARRTLLVAGGFALFLGAFVWMITTHGPLAPVGVQTATVEIADVKPVAFGIGTVEARLDYTIGPVSPARVLRVLVDQGDVVKSGQLLAEMDPIDLDRRVQSARSARAGARQAVAAADAQVADVESRAKLARTNQARNQALYQQQVIPLSELDTSNSELESAEAALAAARAKAAVAKQDIERIDADMHAVSNQRDSLRLVSPADGVIVSRDAEPGTTVVAGQSVLRLVVPESLWVRVRIDQSSARDVQVGQPARITLRSSPDESMAGRVARIEMRSDPVTEERLVDVTFDTPPDRLYIGELAEVSIQLPAEIGVPAVPGASIVRNAGRSGVWRAIGGRAQFHPVEFGIRGEDGLARVRSGLNAGDPVVVYSSAQLHEGVRVRERKAGRP